The sequence GATCGACAGCGCCGTCTCCAGCCCCAGCATGCCGGGACGGGCCGCGGCGAATTCGCAGCACTTGTCCTGCTCGGCGTGCGGGGCGTGATCGGTGGCGACGCAGTCGATGACCCCCTCGGCGAGACCGGCGCGCAACGCCGCGACATCACTGGCTTCGCGCAGCGGCGGGTTCACCTTGTTGACGGCGTCGTACGTTTCGAGACGGGAGTCGTCGAGGAGCAAATGGTGCGGCGTCACCTCGGCGGTGATCGAAATGCCCTGCCCTCGCGCCCATTTCACCAACTCGACCGTTCCGGCGGTGGAGGCATGGCAGATGTGGACACGGGCGCCGGCATCCCGGGCGAGCAGCGCATCACGGGCGACGATCGATTCCTCGGCTGCACGAGGCCAGCCGGCCAGGCCCAGCCGGGCCGCGGTCGGGCCTTCGTGGGCGACGGCACCGACGGTCAGCCGGGGTTCTTCTGCGTGCTGGGCGATGAGCACACCGAGCGAGCTCGAGTACTCGAGGGCGCGGCGCATGAGCAGTGGGTCGTAGACGCAATGACCGTCGTCCGAGAACATCCGGACCCGGCCGGATCCTGCGGCCATCGTCGCCATCTCGGCGAGTTGCTTCCCCGCGAGCCCGACGGTGACGGCCCCGACCGGATGCACGTCGACGAGCCCGACTTCCTGCCCGCGGCGCCACACGTGGTCGGTGACAACCACCGAGTCGGCGACGGGGCTGGTGTTGGCCATGGCGAACACTGCCGTGTACCCACCGAGCGCAGCCGCAGCCGAACCGGAATCGATGGTTTCGGTGTCTTCGCGGCCCGGCTCACGCAAATGTGTGTGCAAATCGACGAATCCGGGCAGCAGAATCTGGCCGGCCGCATCGATGACCTCGGTTTCTGCAGCAGCGGACTTCGCGGCGTCCGCGCCGATCGCAGCGACGAGTCCGTCGTCGAGCAGCACATCGGTGGGTTCGCCCTCGCCGTACAGCAACGCGTTCTTGATGAGCACTGTCTCTCCTGTTTCTGTCGAGTTGCTCATCCGGCAACTTCCTCGGCACCGACCAGCAGTCGGAACAGCACGGCCATACGCATGTGCACTCCGTTGGTGACCTGTTGCAGCACAGCGGCTCTCGGAGAGTCGGCGACTGCGGAGGCGATTTCCATACCGCGCAGCATCGGGCCCGGATGCAACACGACGGCATGCTCTGGGAGCAGAGCGAGGCGCTTCTCGGACAGTCCGTAATTGATCGAGTACTCACGCTGGGACGGGAAGAATCCCCCGTTCATCCGTTCCGCCTGCACGCGCAGCATCAGGACCGCATCGAGCCCGGGGAGTTCGGCGTCGAACGAGTGGGCCACCGTGACCGGCCAGGACGAGGCCCCGACCGGAAGCAGCGTGGGCGGTGCCACGAGAACGACCTCCGCACCGAGCATCGACAGCAGCAGCGCGTTGGACCTGGCCACCCGGCTGTGCAGGATGTCACCCACGATGGCGATGCGCTTGCCCTCGATGTCCCCGAGGCGCTGCCGCAGCGTCAGTGCATCGAGCAGCGCCTGGGTGGGATGCTCATGGGTGCCGTCCCCCGCGTTGATGATCGCCGGTCCGCCGTCGTGGCCGGCCGTCCACGAGGCGATCTGGTGAGCGGCGCCCGAAGCCGGATGGCGCACGATCAGCGCGTCGGCGCCCGCGGCACGCAACGTCATGGCCGTATCACGCAGCGATTCGCCCTTCGAGACCGACGAGCTCGAGGCGCTGACATTGATGACATCCGCGCTCATCCACTTGCCCGCGACCTCGAAGGACACCCGGGTCCGTGTCGAGTTCTCGAAGAACACGGTCATGACGGTGCGGCCGCGCAGGGTCGGCAGCTTGTGGACCTCGCGCCCGAGGAGGGCCTGTTCGAAGCGCTCCGCCTCGTCGAGAAGCTCGACCGCCGATCCTCGGGTCAGGTCCGCAATCGACAACAGGTGCTTCACTTAGCTCTTTCCCCCGGAGATCATGACCTCGTCACGGCCGTCGTGTTCGCCCAGGAGAACCTTGACGTCCTCGGTTCGGGCGGTCGGCACGTTCTTCCCCACGTAGTCGGCGCGCAACGGCAGCTCCCGATGGCCGCGGTCGACGAGGACCGCGAGCTGAACTGCGCGTGGCCGTCCCAGGTCACGCAGGGCATCGAGTGCCGATCGGACGGTGCGACCTGAAAACAGCACGTCGTCGACCAGCACCACCAGTGCGTTGTCGACACCGCCCTCAGGGACGGAGGTCCGCTCGAGCGGGCGGTGCGGCTTGGTGCGCAGGTCGTCGCGGTAGAGGGTGATGTCGAGTGAACCGACCGGCGGACGCACGCCGGAGAATTCTTCGATTTTTGCGGCAAGGCGCGCCGCGAGGGTCGTGCCGCGGGTGGGTATCCCGATGAGGACGACGCGAGGCGCTTCACCGTCGGCGGCGTCGATCGCGGTCTTCTCGATGATCTGATGCGCGATACGCGCAATGGTGCGGCCTACATCCGCTGCGGACAACAACTCACGCGCGGGCTCGACTGCCGGTGACGACTTCGGTGTTGCTTCTGCCGGTTCCTCGGCAGGGCGGGACCCTTCGGGCACGCGCATACAACGACCTCCTTCTCCGCCTCACTGGACGGATCGTTAAAGGATGCCTGACGCGGCCAGCTTAGCAGCGCGCCGAGTTGCGCCAGGCCGGGGCCCCGGCCTCCGGTTCCCGCGCGCCACTCGGCCTGAGGGGCTCCGCGGGACCGGAGTGAGGCAGATGAACCTACGAACGCGGATCTTCCGGCTCGTCGCTTCCTGGTTCGGCACGCCGGGAGGTGGCCGCGGCAGCCGACCGCACCTGCGGGGCAACCAGTACGACCTGGCCGAGGACGCCGTTGACGAATCCCGGCGAGTCGTCGGTGGAAAGCTGTTTGGCCAGCTCGACCGCTTCGTCCACCGCCACGACGGGCGGGACATCGGTGGCATGGAACAGCTCCCACACTGCGATCCGCAGAATCGCCCGGTCCACCGCCGGTAGCCGCTCGAGCGTCCAGTCCTGCAGGTGCGAGGAGATCACCGCATCGATCCGGTCGAGGTTTTCGGCCACGCCGGTGACCACGGTGACGGTGTACGGAGCGACGGGCGCAACGGACTCGTCCTTGCCGGACATGTCCGCCCGCTCGGTCGCGAGATCGACCGGGTCGAGGTCGCGCGCTTCCGCTTCGAAGAGGAAGTCGACGGCGCGCTTACGGGCCTTGTGCCGTGCGCCGAGCTTCTTATGGGTACCGGACACTCAGGAATTCACACGCCCGAGGTAGTTGCCGTCGCGGGAGTCGACCTTCAACTTGTCGCCGGTGTTGATGAACAGCGGCACCTGGATTTCGGCACCGGTCTCGAGGGTGGCGGGCTTGGTGCCACCGGTCGAGCGGTCGCCCTGCAGACCCGGATCGGTGTGCTTGACCTCGAGCTCCACCGTGACGGGCAGCTCGACGAAAAGCGGAACGTCCTCGTGCACGGCGACCTGGACCGCCATGTTCTCGAGCATGAAGCGTGCACCGTCGCCGACCGTCGCCTCGTTGATCGAGATCTGGTCGTAGGTGTCACCGTCCATGAAGATGTAGTCGCTGCCGTCGTGGTAGAGGTACGTCATGTCGCGTCGGTCGACGGTGGCAGTCTCGACCTTGACGCCGGCGTTGAAGGTCTTGTCGACGACCTTGCCCGACAGCACGTTCTTCAGCTTGGTTCGCACGAATGCGGGGCCCTTGCCCGGCTTGACGTGCTGGAACTCGATAATCGTCCACAGCTGGCCCTCGATCTGCAGGACCAGGCCGTTCTTGAAATCACTAGTGGAAGCCACTTGCTTCGCGTCTCCTCGATAAGGTCGAAACCGTCTACACGACAGTCAGGTCTTTGGTGGTGAGGGTGAGTAGCTCCGGACCCTGCTCCCGGACCACGAGCGTGTCCTCGATCCGCACGCCTCCGCGCCCGGAGAAATACACGCCCGGCTCGACGGTCACCGCCGCACCGTCCAGAAGTGTACCGGTGCCCAGCTTGCCGATTCCGGGTGCTTCGTGGATTTGCAGGCCGACGCCGTGCCCGAGCCCGTGCAGGAACAGCTCTCCGTAGCCTGCTTCCTCGATCACGCTGCGGGCTGCCGCGTCGACGGCGGTGACCTCGGCGCCCGGCCGCAGGGCGGCACATCCGGCCGCCTGCGAGCGGGCGACCAGGGCGTACACCTCGCGCTGCCAGTCGGCTGCCTGTTCGAGGATGTACGTGCGCGTCATATCCGAGTGGTAGCCGCCGACCTCGGCCCCGAAATCCAGTTTGACGAAGTCGCCGCGCTGCAGCACTGCCGAGGTGGGACGGTGGTGGGGAATTGCCGAATGGGCACCCGCCGCGACGATCGTCTCGAACGAAATGCCGTCGGCACCGTGATCGAGCATCAGAGCCTCGAGCTCGCGCCCCACCTCTTTCTCGGTGCGTCCCGGCCGGAGTCCGCCACGCTCGAGAAGGACGGCGAGCGCGGCGTCGGCGGCAGTGCACGCGGCCCGGAGCAACGCCACTTCGTAATCGTCCTTCACCATGCGTAGCTCCTCCACCAGCCCGGGAACCGGCTCCAGGCGCGTATCCGGGGCGAGCAGCGACCACGCGGCGAACTCGTCCACCGTGACGACATGACTTTCGAAGGCGAGCGACGACGCCGTCCGGCGGGCGACCGACTCGACGAGGTGGGCGGCGCTGGCGCGGGCGATTTCGGCCCGGAGGTCGGGTACCTGTTCGGCCACCTGGGTGAGGTAGCGCCCGTCCGTGCAGATCACCGTGCGTTCCTCGGCGCCGTCGGCGTCCGCCGCGTCGACGAGCACTGCGGCATTGGACCCGGTGAAGCCGGTGAGGTACCGCACGTTCACCAGGTCCGTCACGAGAAGTGCGTCGAGATCGCGGGCGGCGAGCGCCGCGCGCAGTGCCGCGCGCCGCGAACCATGATCAGCAGGCATGACAGCAAACGTACCGGCATTGCCACCCGCCCCGCTGCCGAGGGACACGACCCGCGCGGCGGCGCCGAGATCGACCACCGTCGGCGGGGAGAACAGGTTGCAGACAGCGCGTCTGTGGGTTAGACCACACGCCGGAAAACCTTCTCGTTACGCTGTGCCCATGAATGCGTGGGTGGTACGCGGCCTCGGGATGGCCCTGATACATATTTTGGTTCGTGTGTTGCTCGGTGCGGCGATCACACAGTGGCCCCTCCAAGGTTCGATCCTGAGGTGGGTGGCTC comes from Rhodococcus oxybenzonivorans and encodes:
- a CDS encoding aspartate carbamoyltransferase catalytic subunit, which produces MKHLLSIADLTRGSAVELLDEAERFEQALLGREVHKLPTLRGRTVMTVFFENSTRTRVSFEVAGKWMSADVINVSASSSSVSKGESLRDTAMTLRAAGADALIVRHPASGAAHQIASWTAGHDGGPAIINAGDGTHEHPTQALLDALTLRQRLGDIEGKRIAIVGDILHSRVARSNALLLSMLGAEVVLVAPPTLLPVGASSWPVTVAHSFDAELPGLDAVLMLRVQAERMNGGFFPSQREYSINYGLSEKRLALLPEHAVVLHPGPMLRGMEIASAVADSPRAAVLQQVTNGVHMRMAVLFRLLVGAEEVAG
- the nusB gene encoding transcription antitermination factor NusB, with the protein product MSGTHKKLGARHKARKRAVDFLFEAEARDLDPVDLATERADMSGKDESVAPVAPYTVTVVTGVAENLDRIDAVISSHLQDWTLERLPAVDRAILRIAVWELFHATDVPPVVAVDEAVELAKQLSTDDSPGFVNGVLGQVVLVAPQVRSAAAATSRRAEPGSDEPEDPRS
- the efp gene encoding elongation factor P; protein product: MASTSDFKNGLVLQIEGQLWTIIEFQHVKPGKGPAFVRTKLKNVLSGKVVDKTFNAGVKVETATVDRRDMTYLYHDGSDYIFMDGDTYDQISINEATVGDGARFMLENMAVQVAVHEDVPLFVELPVTVELEVKHTDPGLQGDRSTGGTKPATLETGAEIQVPLFINTGDKLKVDSRDGNYLGRVNS
- the pyrR gene encoding bifunctional pyr operon transcriptional regulator/uracil phosphoribosyltransferase PyrR; protein product: MRVPEGSRPAEEPAEATPKSSPAVEPARELLSAADVGRTIARIAHQIIEKTAIDAADGEAPRVVLIGIPTRGTTLAARLAAKIEEFSGVRPPVGSLDITLYRDDLRTKPHRPLERTSVPEGGVDNALVVLVDDVLFSGRTVRSALDALRDLGRPRAVQLAVLVDRGHRELPLRADYVGKNVPTARTEDVKVLLGEHDGRDEVMISGGKS
- a CDS encoding aminopeptidase P family protein, producing MPADHGSRRAALRAALAARDLDALLVTDLVNVRYLTGFTGSNAAVLVDAADADGAEERTVICTDGRYLTQVAEQVPDLRAEIARASAAHLVESVARRTASSLAFESHVVTVDEFAAWSLLAPDTRLEPVPGLVEELRMVKDDYEVALLRAACTAADAALAVLLERGGLRPGRTEKEVGRELEALMLDHGADGISFETIVAAGAHSAIPHHRPTSAVLQRGDFVKLDFGAEVGGYHSDMTRTYILEQAADWQREVYALVARSQAAGCAALRPGAEVTAVDAAARSVIEEAGYGELFLHGLGHGVGLQIHEAPGIGKLGTGTLLDGAAVTVEPGVYFSGRGGVRIEDTLVVREQGPELLTLTTKDLTVV
- a CDS encoding dihydroorotase; this encodes MSNSTETGETVLIKNALLYGEGEPTDVLLDDGLVAAIGADAAKSAAAETEVIDAAGQILLPGFVDLHTHLREPGREDTETIDSGSAAAALGGYTAVFAMANTSPVADSVVVTDHVWRRGQEVGLVDVHPVGAVTVGLAGKQLAEMATMAAGSGRVRMFSDDGHCVYDPLLMRRALEYSSSLGVLIAQHAEEPRLTVGAVAHEGPTAARLGLAGWPRAAEESIVARDALLARDAGARVHICHASTAGTVELVKWARGQGISITAEVTPHHLLLDDSRLETYDAVNKVNPPLREASDVAALRAGLAEGVIDCVATDHAPHAEQDKCCEFAAARPGMLGLETALSIVAMTMVRPGLLDWRGVARVMSERPAEIVGLDDQGRPIAVGEPANLVLVDPDAEWTVHGPALASVASNTPYESMTLPARVTTTILRGRVTARNGDVRTPVRSGGGQ